In one window of Leptospira sp. GIMC2001 DNA:
- the hisF gene encoding imidazole glycerol phosphate synthase subunit HisF, which produces MDELTKRVIPCLDIKNGRVVKGINFVNLVDAGDPVSSAIAYEENLADELCFLDITASSDKRDILIHLVEEIASRIFIPFTVGGGIRTLEDVKGVLQRGADKVSINTAAFQRPELLTESSEIFGSQCIVCAIDCRFQKERNRYEIFLNGGRTETGREALDWVQEAEKRGAGEILLTSMDRDGTKDGFDIPLLKLISENTEIPIIASGGAGNPEHMSEAILRGGADAVLAASIFHFGEYSIRETKIAMQEMGIKVRL; this is translated from the coding sequence TTGGATGAACTAACGAAAAGAGTTATTCCCTGTCTTGATATAAAAAATGGACGAGTCGTTAAAGGAATCAACTTTGTTAATCTTGTTGATGCTGGTGATCCAGTTTCCAGTGCAATCGCCTACGAAGAAAATCTAGCCGATGAATTGTGTTTTCTTGATATCACCGCATCATCAGATAAACGTGATATTCTAATTCACTTAGTCGAAGAAATTGCCTCTAGAATTTTCATTCCATTCACAGTTGGAGGAGGTATCCGCACTCTTGAAGACGTCAAAGGAGTTCTCCAACGCGGTGCAGATAAAGTCTCAATCAATACTGCTGCCTTCCAGAGACCAGAGCTATTGACAGAAAGCTCCGAAATATTTGGTTCTCAATGTATCGTTTGCGCGATAGACTGCCGATTCCAGAAAGAACGCAATCGCTATGAAATTTTTCTAAATGGTGGAAGAACAGAAACCGGAAGAGAAGCACTGGATTGGGTACAAGAAGCGGAGAAAAGAGGAGCCGGCGAAATACTACTTACATCCATGGATCGTGATGGAACCAAAGATGGTTTTGATATACCTCTATTGAAATTGATATCTGAAAACACGGAAATCCCTATTATCGCATCTGGCGGTGCAGGTAATCCTGAGCATATGTCGGAGGCAATCTTACGAGGTGGAGCAGATGCTGTACTTGCAGCATCAATTTTCCATTTCGGTGAATATTCCATTCGTGAAACCAAAATAGCCATGCAAGAGATGGGTATAAAAGTCAGATTATGA
- a CDS encoding sodium:solute symporter family protein, producing MIHLSSWDWITLACFLILTLIIAFVFSKKNKNLKSYYQAEGKLPWFIAGTAMVATTFAADTPLAVTEIIAKDGISGNWAWWYMSLGAVSTVFIFAPLWKRSNVLTDLEFLNLRYGGLGASILRGAKAFYLGGLMNILILAWVNLAMYKILQSFLSTEVATWSLVGLFLFGYIYTSLLGLRGISYIDVFQFFFAMAGCIFLAYFSLQLPEVGGLNGLASKISPEKLSFFPNVSEFPSFFILLTLLWWTSWYPGSEPGGGGYIAQRIIAAKDEESATKATLWFLFAHYFIRPWPWIIIALCSLILFPNLSEDDKGKGFIYMIEPALAGGGKGIIISTFIAAYLSTIATHLNWGASYIVTDLTKPFLIKNRNDEFYLAISYLIQAITGIIALYICFFWMNRVSSAWFFLIEASSGIGFALVFRWFWWRISAWSELAGFILAPLIFLIVKFAFDLEFPYSAAATAIGTIGSVLLITIFYPNLEKENLLLFYNIAKPFGIGWRSWAREHKLPIYYWNWQPVILGSVSSLTMIFVGLDGLGKLFFESPDKIILPAIVFFIAGWILFYSLKNLFADKK from the coding sequence ATGATCCACTTATCGAGTTGGGATTGGATCACTCTAGCTTGCTTCTTAATACTAACACTCATTATCGCATTTGTATTTTCTAAAAAAAACAAAAACTTAAAATCCTACTATCAAGCAGAAGGTAAACTACCCTGGTTTATTGCGGGAACGGCTATGGTGGCCACTACTTTTGCCGCCGATACCCCACTTGCAGTAACAGAAATCATTGCAAAAGATGGAATTTCGGGCAACTGGGCTTGGTGGTATATGTCTCTCGGTGCAGTCTCAACTGTATTTATTTTTGCGCCACTTTGGAAGAGATCCAATGTACTTACGGATTTAGAATTTCTGAATTTGCGCTATGGTGGATTAGGAGCATCTATTTTACGAGGAGCCAAAGCATTTTATCTCGGAGGATTGATGAATATTCTAATACTTGCATGGGTTAACCTTGCAATGTACAAAATACTCCAATCTTTTCTTAGCACTGAAGTTGCAACATGGTCACTAGTTGGGCTTTTTCTTTTTGGATATATCTACACAAGTCTTCTCGGACTTAGGGGAATTTCTTATATTGATGTCTTCCAATTTTTCTTTGCAATGGCAGGGTGCATTTTTCTTGCATATTTTTCTCTTCAACTTCCAGAAGTCGGTGGATTGAATGGACTGGCATCAAAAATTTCTCCAGAAAAACTAAGCTTTTTTCCGAATGTATCGGAGTTTCCTTCTTTTTTTATACTCCTAACTTTGCTTTGGTGGACTAGTTGGTATCCGGGGTCTGAGCCTGGAGGTGGCGGCTACATTGCCCAAAGAATTATTGCAGCTAAGGACGAAGAGTCTGCAACCAAAGCTACACTGTGGTTTTTATTTGCGCATTATTTCATTCGACCCTGGCCTTGGATAATCATTGCTCTTTGTAGCTTAATTCTATTTCCCAATTTATCAGAGGATGATAAAGGAAAAGGTTTTATTTATATGATAGAGCCTGCATTAGCTGGAGGAGGGAAAGGTATCATAATAAGCACTTTTATTGCAGCTTATCTCTCCACAATTGCAACGCATTTAAACTGGGGTGCATCTTACATAGTCACTGATCTCACAAAACCATTCCTGATAAAGAATCGAAATGATGAATTTTACTTGGCTATTTCTTATTTGATTCAAGCGATAACAGGAATTATAGCATTGTATATTTGTTTTTTCTGGATGAATCGCGTAAGTTCTGCATGGTTTTTTCTCATCGAAGCTTCATCTGGTATCGGATTCGCATTGGTTTTCCGATGGTTTTGGTGGAGAATATCCGCATGGTCTGAGCTCGCTGGATTTATCTTGGCTCCGTTAATTTTCCTAATTGTCAAATTTGCGTTTGATCTTGAATTTCCATACTCAGCTGCGGCAACTGCTATCGGAACAATTGGATCCGTATTGTTGATAACTATATTTTATCCAAATCTAGAAAAAGAAAATTTATTACTATTTTATAATATAGCTAAGCCATTTGGAATTGGATGGAGATCATGGGCAAGGGAACATAAGCTTCCAATCTACTACTGGAATTGGCAACCCGTCATTTTAGGTTCCGTTTCATCACTCACTATGATTTTTGTTGGTTTGGATGGTCTAGGAAAATTATTCTTTGAAAGTCCGGACAAAATAATCCTGCCAGCAATTGTATTCTTTATAGCAGGATGGATTCTTTTTTATTCATTAAAAAATCTATTTGCTGATAAAAAATGA
- a CDS encoding lipase family alpha/beta hydrolase, producing MKPISIILKGKYRTAISSRNRQLILLFFLSAFYFFALIGCDINRLISKPSPSDPQVDFLLFLLAGREDSNYDLFYYEPNPTPDVDDLRSDVLKFRFPQTIDIEKKNVLIFIHGWNFKERNSDPPSDFGYKVSQIKDTWAQAIKFYESSSNNWKNRTNMYFFTYRTSNRIFDNGRRLQTVISQNFQPSDNIIIIAHSMGGLVARQAMLNENDQTYIDGVISLGTPYYGSPFAVPGFQSDVPILPDVISFYTNTDGGKDLAHTNSFSGQPSISNGNNVYLDLLSAKNSSLDTKTITYYGNLVSCQSADLVIYRSGCSLLKSKDSGFAINDGIVPVNSASLGGNGREKIEVINTDHSMISFLTITESIGRDFFESVMQKAENSFFISK from the coding sequence ATGAAGCCAATTTCGATAATATTGAAAGGAAAGTATAGAACTGCAATTTCTAGCAGAAATAGGCAACTTATTCTGTTATTCTTTCTGTCCGCATTCTATTTTTTTGCATTGATTGGTTGTGATATAAATCGATTGATATCAAAACCTTCTCCCTCAGATCCGCAAGTTGACTTCTTGCTTTTTCTATTGGCTGGCAGGGAGGATTCCAATTACGATTTATTTTATTACGAACCAAATCCTACTCCAGACGTTGATGATCTTAGATCGGATGTTTTGAAATTTCGGTTCCCACAGACAATAGATATCGAAAAAAAGAATGTTCTAATATTCATACATGGTTGGAATTTTAAAGAGCGAAATTCTGACCCGCCTTCGGATTTTGGATACAAAGTATCTCAGATAAAAGATACGTGGGCGCAAGCTATTAAATTCTATGAAAGTTCTTCAAATAATTGGAAGAATCGAACGAATATGTATTTTTTTACCTACAGAACATCCAATCGAATTTTTGATAATGGTAGAAGATTGCAGACAGTCATATCACAAAATTTTCAACCAAGCGATAATATTATTATTATAGCTCATTCGATGGGTGGATTAGTTGCAAGACAAGCTATGTTAAATGAGAATGATCAAACCTATATCGATGGAGTTATCTCACTGGGAACCCCCTACTATGGATCGCCTTTTGCAGTTCCTGGATTCCAATCGGATGTTCCTATTCTTCCCGATGTAATTTCATTTTATACAAACACAGACGGCGGGAAAGATCTTGCGCATACCAATTCCTTTTCTGGACAGCCTTCGATATCGAATGGGAATAATGTATATTTGGATTTACTATCTGCTAAGAATTCTAGCTTAGACACTAAGACGATAACCTACTACGGAAATTTAGTTTCTTGTCAATCTGCAGATCTAGTGATTTATCGAAGTGGATGTAGTCTCCTGAAAAGTAAAGATTCAGGTTTTGCAATCAATGATGGAATCGTACCTGTAAATAGTGCAAGTTTAGGAGGAAATGGTCGCGAGAAAATTGAAGTAATAAATACAGATCATTCTATGATTTCTTTTTTGACAATTACGGAATCTATTGGTCGGGATTTTTTTGAATCGGTGATGCAAAAAGCTGAGAACTCATTTTTTATCAGCAAATAG
- the rlmB gene encoding 23S rRNA (guanosine(2251)-2'-O)-methyltransferase RlmB produces MKKKAIYGRRNVEEFITNCDWSQIKDIWVKESYYGEAVSSLLKDLPDKSLVKKKPGAELDKILNGGNHQGIVIWVLDKLTSSKNLGFAEWKAQVSPHEGPVLILDRIQDPGNLGNIIRTAECMGVKSIVIPDRGACGITDTVIKISSGALHHLNIYSVPNLSRVVDVLKENEYWIVATTDQGDEDWSALPTGDDIAIIMGNEGEGVKRLLLDESDYQMRIPLHGNISSMNVSVACGIVLDRIVNARY; encoded by the coding sequence ATGAAGAAAAAAGCGATTTATGGCAGACGAAATGTAGAAGAATTTATTACAAATTGTGATTGGTCTCAGATCAAAGATATTTGGGTAAAAGAAAGTTATTATGGCGAGGCAGTATCATCACTACTAAAAGATTTGCCTGATAAATCTCTGGTTAAGAAAAAACCTGGAGCAGAATTGGACAAGATCCTAAATGGTGGTAATCACCAAGGTATTGTTATCTGGGTACTAGATAAACTTACATCAAGCAAAAATCTGGGATTTGCTGAATGGAAAGCACAGGTAAGTCCCCATGAAGGACCAGTTCTAATCTTGGACAGAATTCAAGATCCAGGTAATCTGGGAAACATCATTCGAACAGCAGAATGTATGGGTGTAAAATCCATTGTAATACCAGATCGGGGAGCTTGCGGAATTACAGATACGGTTATAAAAATTTCAAGTGGCGCGTTACATCATTTGAACATCTACTCTGTTCCAAATCTATCGCGGGTAGTTGATGTTTTGAAAGAAAATGAATATTGGATTGTGGCAACAACAGATCAAGGCGATGAGGATTGGAGTGCATTACCTACTGGGGATGACATTGCTATCATAATGGGAAATGAGGGAGAAGGCGTAAAAAGATTGTTACTTGATGAGAGCGACTATCAAATGCGAATTCCTTTGCACGGGAATATCTCATCGATGAATGTCTCAGTCGCTTGTGGAATAGTGCTTGATCGAATTGTGAATGCTAGATACTAA
- the cysS gene encoding cysteine--tRNA ligase, which translates to MHDIKLELYDSNLGKKIPFEPNDRNQVKIYSCGPTVYNYSHLGNLRSYIFVDALRRTIKLFGYQPDQSMNITDIDDKIIRESISQNISIEEFTKPWTEKFFADLETLNIEKLEHYPKATESIDDMMHIIERLEDQGMTYEKDGNIYFSIGKFREYGSLSKIDTSGMISGARYDADEYEKENVRDFVLWKAPKEEGEKFWNTKKGKGRPGWHLECSAMIRKVYQSGVDIHTGGIDLLFPHHENEVAQSKGAYPKEEFVKYWLHCEHLLVEGQKMSKSKGNFYILSDIIGKGYNWKAIRYVLLSFHYRTKLNFSFDRLEEAKISIEKIQNTLNRLLELSFEKKIAIPEPLKSQSDFLNRIPVSVAKEAYHEMLKGLADDINSPKVLASVFENIKILNSKLDRDELSSEDILDYLLYFRAIDSFLGIFEFKRENQSSIAADQESYILSKIAERKKAKLDRDFKLADSIRDDLKSQGIILEDSKDGSVKWKIDK; encoded by the coding sequence ATGCATGATATAAAATTAGAATTGTATGATAGTAATTTAGGAAAGAAAATTCCATTTGAACCAAATGATAGAAACCAAGTAAAAATCTATTCTTGTGGTCCTACAGTTTACAATTATAGTCATTTAGGAAATCTTAGATCTTATATTTTTGTGGATGCATTGCGTCGTACTATTAAGTTATTCGGCTATCAGCCTGATCAATCAATGAATATAACAGATATAGATGATAAGATTATTCGTGAATCTATTTCTCAAAATATTTCCATTGAAGAATTTACAAAGCCTTGGACAGAAAAGTTTTTTGCCGATTTGGAAACTCTGAATATCGAAAAATTAGAACATTATCCAAAAGCCACGGAATCAATCGATGATATGATGCATATCATTGAACGTCTAGAAGATCAAGGCATGACCTATGAAAAAGATGGAAATATTTATTTTTCTATCGGTAAGTTTAGGGAATACGGATCTCTAAGTAAGATCGATACTTCTGGGATGATATCGGGTGCGAGATATGATGCTGATGAGTATGAGAAGGAGAATGTTAGAGATTTCGTTCTTTGGAAAGCACCCAAAGAAGAAGGCGAAAAATTCTGGAATACAAAAAAAGGTAAAGGGAGACCAGGCTGGCATCTTGAATGTTCAGCAATGATTCGAAAAGTCTATCAATCAGGGGTTGATATTCACACAGGGGGAATTGATTTACTATTTCCGCATCATGAGAATGAGGTCGCACAATCGAAGGGTGCCTATCCCAAAGAAGAATTTGTCAAATATTGGCTTCACTGTGAACATTTGTTAGTTGAAGGACAAAAAATGTCCAAGAGCAAAGGAAATTTCTATATTCTATCGGATATTATTGGAAAAGGTTATAACTGGAAAGCGATCAGATATGTTTTACTTTCCTTTCACTATAGAACGAAATTGAATTTTTCATTTGATCGCTTAGAGGAAGCCAAAATCTCAATAGAGAAAATCCAGAATACATTGAATCGATTGCTCGAGCTTTCTTTTGAAAAAAAAATAGCAATACCAGAGCCATTAAAATCCCAATCAGACTTCTTAAATCGAATCCCAGTGTCCGTTGCAAAAGAAGCTTATCATGAAATGCTCAAAGGATTGGCAGATGATATAAATTCTCCTAAGGTTTTAGCTAGCGTATTTGAGAATATTAAAATATTGAATAGCAAGTTAGATCGTGATGAATTGTCATCTGAGGATATCTTGGACTATTTACTCTATTTTCGTGCGATCGATTCATTTTTAGGAATTTTTGAATTTAAAAGAGAAAATCAATCCAGTATTGCAGCAGATCAAGAAAGTTATATTTTATCTAAGATCGCAGAACGTAAGAAAGCTAAGCTCGATCGAGATTTCAAATTAGCAGATTCTATTCGAGATGATTTAAAATCACAAGGAATCATTTTAGAAGACTCCAAAGATGGCTCTGTTAAATGGAAGATCGATAAATGA
- a CDS encoding acetylxylan esterase: protein MPANFDECFQTVPDWNPPSDFEKFWKDSIQELKDFPIQSQSKTLFKGSIIRESRADISFNSYGNQTIFGHITVPRKRGDRPIVIFFHDYTGSKREPIKSLTDNGIAQCHLDLRWHGDQLIYPKENPNDPMPEGWTPGYFEKNLDNPSAFYMKALYLDVLRAIEFVRLYSGVDSEKIILCGHGLGGSLATFGAAYSTRVVGLIAEVANFCHLTKEQLSSPYSWMKEIYPLYSKPKSKKVDYKQNLSYFDSVYFAKKIKVPALFSCGMEDVISQPKSIFGLFNHLNCDKRMQIYPTDGHEAGKERQENVNLDFYKEIFVDA, encoded by the coding sequence ATGCCTGCCAATTTTGACGAATGCTTTCAGACAGTTCCCGATTGGAATCCGCCAAGTGATTTCGAGAAATTCTGGAAAGATAGCATTCAGGAATTAAAAGATTTCCCGATTCAATCTCAATCTAAAACTCTTTTTAAGGGTTCAATCATTCGTGAATCAAGGGCAGATATCAGTTTTAATTCTTATGGAAACCAAACTATATTCGGACATATAACCGTTCCAAGAAAACGCGGAGACCGCCCCATTGTAATTTTTTTCCATGACTATACTGGATCAAAACGCGAGCCAATTAAATCTCTAACTGATAATGGGATAGCTCAATGTCATCTCGATTTACGTTGGCATGGAGACCAGTTGATCTATCCAAAAGAAAATCCAAATGATCCAATGCCTGAAGGATGGACGCCAGGATATTTCGAAAAGAACTTGGATAATCCAAGTGCGTTTTATATGAAAGCTCTATATCTAGATGTATTGCGGGCAATTGAATTTGTTCGTTTGTATAGCGGAGTGGATTCCGAAAAAATTATTTTATGTGGGCATGGACTTGGCGGCTCACTTGCAACTTTTGGTGCTGCGTATTCGACTCGTGTTGTCGGGCTAATTGCAGAGGTTGCAAACTTTTGCCACCTAACTAAAGAACAGTTATCATCACCCTATTCTTGGATGAAGGAAATCTATCCTCTCTATTCAAAACCAAAATCCAAGAAAGTAGATTATAAACAAAATCTTTCTTATTTTGACAGTGTTTACTTTGCAAAAAAAATCAAAGTCCCTGCATTATTTTCTTGCGGAATGGAAGATGTGATCTCGCAACCCAAATCAATTTTTGGATTATTCAATCATTTGAATTGTGATAAAAGAATGCAGATATATCCAACTGATGGACATGAAGCAGGAAAAGAGCGACAAGAAAATGTTAATTTAGATTTTTACAAAGAGATTTTTGTAGATGCATGA
- a CDS encoding tetrahydrofolate dehydrogenase/cyclohydrolase catalytic domain-containing protein: protein MKSSILDGKATAEKIKTHIRESIEKRVQDGYLAPTLATILVGSDPASQTYVNMKNKACESVGMKSRRIELPENTTTDQLLDKIQELNEDNSIQGILLQHPSPPQVDERSAFDSILPTKDVDGVTTFCYGKLAMDQDAYFPCTPYGMILLLREYGIEVSGKKAVVVGRSPILGKPMAAMLTNLDATVTLCHSKTKNLDEIVKTADIVVGAVGRAEFIKGSWIKEGAVVLDAGYNAGNVGDIELSVASEKSSYHTPVPGGVGPMTIAVLLLQTLYSWEGKFSPALKSGK from the coding sequence ATGAAATCATCAATTTTAGACGGCAAAGCTACAGCAGAAAAAATCAAAACCCATATTCGGGAATCAATCGAAAAAAGAGTTCAGGATGGGTATCTTGCTCCTACTTTAGCAACCATTTTGGTGGGCTCAGATCCAGCGTCTCAGACCTATGTGAACATGAAGAACAAAGCATGTGAATCTGTTGGTATGAAATCAAGACGAATTGAACTTCCGGAAAACACGACCACTGATCAACTTCTTGATAAAATCCAAGAACTCAACGAAGACAATAGCATTCAAGGTATACTTTTACAGCATCCGAGCCCACCGCAAGTGGATGAGAGATCGGCATTTGATTCGATTCTTCCCACAAAGGATGTGGATGGTGTTACTACTTTTTGTTATGGAAAATTAGCAATGGATCAAGACGCCTATTTCCCTTGCACTCCTTATGGAATGATTTTATTGCTTCGCGAATACGGAATCGAAGTATCTGGAAAAAAAGCAGTAGTTGTGGGTAGATCGCCAATCTTGGGTAAACCAATGGCTGCGATGCTAACGAATTTGGATGCGACAGTAACTCTATGTCATTCCAAAACAAAAAATTTAGATGAGATTGTTAAGACTGCTGATATTGTAGTCGGCGCAGTAGGACGAGCAGAATTCATCAAAGGAAGCTGGATTAAGGAAGGAGCCGTTGTTCTGGATGCTGGATATAATGCTGGTAATGTGGGCGATATCGAGCTTTCGGTTGCAAGTGAGAAGTCATCCTATCATACCCCTGTACCCGGTGGAGTGGGACCAATGACAATTGCTGTTTTGCTACTGCAGACTTTGTATTCTTGGGAAGGAAAATTTAGTCCTGCCTTGAAGTCAGGTAAATAA